The proteins below come from a single Methanofastidiosum sp. genomic window:
- a CDS encoding PAS domain S-box protein: MSQSDEKISFGNPIIIVTVYLVMGILWVLFSDVFLVTLVTDVPSLVFFQTFKGILFIILTSILVFYLINRGFNKIKSSQEIISDAERKHNIILDTVGDIILYVDKYGKILDINKRVEIKLGYKKEELLGKSFMDVGILDVKYVPNLAKMFRQGIGNHSGDKIELELKHKNGTLIAVEANNKFIIQNDEVVGSVTAFRDITERKKALVQIENNIEHFAHLIDHIRNPLAILNTFTQVRITDPEIKESLTTQIERIDEIIKQLDEGWMDTEDTRKFLKNYK, from the coding sequence ATGAGTCAATCTGATGAAAAAATTTCCTTTGGCAATCCAATCATCATCGTAACTGTCTATTTAGTTATGGGCATACTTTGGGTTTTATTCTCTGATGTTTTTTTAGTAACATTAGTAACAGATGTTCCCAGTTTAGTTTTTTTTCAAACTTTCAAAGGCATTTTATTTATTATCTTAACTTCAATTTTGGTATTTTACCTTATTAATCGCGGATTTAACAAAATCAAATCTTCACAAGAAATAATATCTGATGCCGAAAGAAAACATAATATTATATTGGACACGGTTGGGGACATTATACTCTATGTGGATAAGTATGGAAAAATACTTGACATCAATAAAAGAGTTGAAATTAAACTAGGATATAAAAAAGAAGAATTATTGGGAAAAAGTTTTATGGATGTGGGTATTCTTGATGTTAAGTACGTTCCTAATTTGGCTAAAATGTTTAGACAAGGCATAGGCAATCATTCTGGAGATAAAATAGAACTTGAATTGAAACACAAAAATGGAACTCTCATTGCAGTTGAAGCTAACAATAAATTTATTATACAAAATGATGAAGTTGTAGGTTCTGTTACAGCATTTAGAGACATTACAGAAAGAAAGAAAGCCCTAGTCCAAATAGAAAATAATATAGAACATTTTGCACATCTTATTGACCATATTAGAAATCCCTTGGCAATACTCAATACTTTCACCCAAGTCAGAATCACTGATCCTGAAATAAAAGAAAGCCTAACCACGCAGATCGAAAGAATCGATGAAATTATAAAGCAATTAGATGAAGGCTGGATGGACACAGAAGATACTAGGAAGTTTTTGAAAAATTACAAGTAA